tgtaattcgttgagacaagattcaaaactagtgccaaaaatggaaaagttatccataaacacttcaagcgactctccaaccatgtccgagaagatactcatcatacatcgttggaaagttgccggagcattgcacaggccaaatggcattcgccgaaaggcAAAAGTGCCATATGGgcaagtgaaggtggtcttgtgttggtcatccgggtgtatttctatttgattgtaacccgaatacccatcaaAAAAACagtaatatttttgacccgataatttttcaataatttggtcaatgaaaggtagcgggaaatggtccttagaagtggcggcttTCAATttacggtagtcaatacacacgcgccacccggtaaccggtcgggtggcaactTGTTCACCATTTTCGTCTTTGACTACTTGAATACcagccttcttaggcacaacttgggtgggactcacccaagcactatccgaaatcgggtagataattcccgcatccaaccattttaTTACCTCTTTCtttactacctcccttaggttcggattcaatcgcctttgagcttctcgtgtcggtttTGCATCTTCGGTGGTGATAATCTTGTGCATAAcgatggatggactaattcctttgagatcgACAATCGTCCGTCCGATAGCTCCTTTGTTCTCCTTCAAAACTTCCAACAAAGCTCATTCTTGCGCATCtctaaattagaggcaataatgaccggtaatgtgtcattatcccctaaaaatgcATACTTCAAGTGGCTTGGCAAGTCTTTGAGCTCCAACCTTGGTGGTTCTTCTAATGATGGTCTAGTACCTGAGTTTATTTCCACCGGCAAGCTTTCAAATTGGTGAGTCCATGGCGGTCGACCTTCCTTTAAAGCCATAGCATCCTGCTTTTCTTCTTCAACCCCTAGTGCacaagcatgtacctgttcagaaaaatcacacaaacaaatATCTATGCCATCCTCCTCGTACTCGTGCGGGTTGCATCCATCGACTAAATCTGCCATGAAACACACATCAACACCAACATCATTAGagttgttagtaaaaacattcaagcgCATTTTTCGATTTCCAAAAGTCATATCGACTGTACCAAATCTACTATCGATCACAGCATGCGCGGTGCTCAAAAATGGacgacccaaaataacattttgttgttgttttgggtccgcggatgagtagtccaagactaaaaagtcaaccgggtaataaaactcatcaattttcacAATCACGTTTTGAACCATCCCCCGGGgtaacttatgagacaaatcggccaaaacagcCATGGTCTCCACTcttgctaacggaccaaagtCGTATTGGTTATataagcccccccccccccccggtaaaatgctcacCCCGGCTCCAAGATCAAGTAACGCCtttgccatttgaaaattaccaacttgtatatTTATCAATGGCGTACCCGGATCTTTGAGCTTAGGGGGAAGCTCCCCATTCAAAACCGCACTTACTTGCCCGGTCAAGTCTACCCGCTTAGGCATTTTCTTCTTTTGTTGTCtttttttgtgtacataattctttAAGAAATTTAGCATAAGCtggtacttgttttattgcatcaagtaGTGGAAGattgatttttacttgtttaaacatgtcccacaGTTCTTCTTTTTGGGGACCTCTTGATGCAATAAAATTCTTCCTACCCGGGTCAAGTAAAGCCGATGGAAACGGGACTTGACTtggttcaccctcaactttttcacttTTTTCATTTTCACCCAACCCCGGTTTGTTAACATTTGATTCTTTAGGTATAACCGGTGAAACCTCATCGTCACTTTCATTACCCGTGACATCCTTaactaccccctcaaccaattcCGGTGACAAATTTGCTTTAAATTGTTTTCCACTTCTCAATACACTAACATGACTAATATTAACATTATTACCTCTTGACGAACCGTGTGAAGGATTTACCTTGGTGTCGCTTGGAAATTGACCCTTGTTTTTCTTCAAttccgccacatcggttgctaattgacccatttgggttgttagtgattggatacTTTTGTCACGAACTTCATCTTTTTGCATTCGAACTTCATCAAGTTGATTTCTCTTTTGCATTTCCGCTTACATACTCTTCAACATATCCATCATCTCATTTCCACCAAAAgacccccttgttcttgacccgtttgatattgcctttgatAGCCTTGGTTGTTCCCACCTCTATATCCACTTTGATTGTTATAAGGTTGGCGCGAACTACAGTTACCTTGactaccttgaaagttcgggttagcttgatttgaagggttcccatatcggaaatttgggtggttccttaacccggggtggtaagtgttagaattcatgttATAGTTtttaccaccccctccttgaccttgtacTGCATGAACTTCCTCATATTGCCCTTCTACCgctccttggcaattttcagccacatgacctatttcattacaaatagcacaaacatcataaatttgattagaGGTTTGAACGTTACCATCGTCAATCGCATGCACTTGTGTTCGGGtaacggccggtcgtgctctccttgatgcttgagctttcctctttgatgtGATTGCCATTtgctccaagaactcccaatcgtCATGCTCGTAGTTTGTGCCAAACGTCCCATTTGTAATAGACATTAAATCACGAGCATCTTCGGCACATAACCCCTCGtggaaggcattcatcaactcccaaagTTCAATTTCATGATGAGGGCAATTCTTGATCATCATGTTGAAACGCTCAAAGGCTTCATGAAAtatttcgccttgttgttgttgaaaactcCTCAACCCCTTCCTAGCATCATTTGTCTTTTGCGGTGTAAAACTCATCTAAGAAAatttgttgcatttccccccaagtataaatagatgctgaaggcaaagtgtagaaccacttctttgccttatcctccaaagAAACATCGGCcaaaaaaccttgactcccaagagtattgcaaATAAAGTCATAAGCTTCCAAATGGAAATAGGGTTCCTCTGTTGCTAGACCCttatatttcggcaaactttgcAAGGAATTTGTTCTCACTTCAAAAgttcttccttggttgttgtgaggAATAACTACCGGTGAAGGATTATGAGTAATCACCGGCCTAAAATGTGCTTCAATACCTCGTGCATGTTCTCTAAGATGCCTTCTTGGTACACCCAACCGACCCCTGGGACGCataggacccattggtcttggtatatgcccttgtggtgccaatggttgttgaaactgttgttgtgGCATCGGTGGATGTTGAATTAGCCTTTGAAATTGTGGTCGTGCATTTTATGGccgaacttgttgcaatggtataGGATGTTGCACATgtggcccttgtggccttggcctaatgtgttgtggtatgagttgttgttgttgtggcactCTACCAACACTTGGCATTACTTGCTGTTGGCCTTGCACATAACCGAACTCTCCTTGATCTCCATCACCTCCATAAGCATAACCATCTTCATCATAACCCTCATATCCCTCATCATatccatctccttgaattcccgaagattgcccaaaCGGAAGAGTCGAGTATTGAAAACCCGACTGGTTCGATGGTCTAAAAGTAGATGTGGCATGGACAATAGTTGAATTTGGTGCTATAGTATAATTTGAATATGATTGACCCGCACCAGGAAAGAAGTGAGACAATGGTGGAATGGTAGAGGAAGGGTTAAAAGTAATGGATGGTTCTTCTTGAGTGGTAATGGGTTGTGTGGTATTAGTTGGTGTAACATTTTGAAGTAAAGTAGGTTCGGTGGTAGTGgttggaatggtggtatttgttGAAAGTTGAGTGGCTGTTGGTATAAACGGTGGTACAGGCTCACTCGTAgtgggtggtggttgtggtggatccatgtatcgaagtggtgtaatcggtgtaattggtgttgttggtgaaccgctAATTGTGTTTTCCCTAAACAAAattctgtttgctcgcaaagttcgttCAATTTCCAGATCAAATGCTAAtggtgaaagcttgtgagagcttctagtacgcatgcacctgtaaacacatgcacactaacacacccagcgtaaaccagaaaaaataacaaacttaaaagaacaaaaataacacacgttgcgcactactccccgacaacggcgccaaaatttgacgtgatgtcgtggtcacaatcaaatttaatccaattactactaatagctagcggtaagtgggtatcaaacacagggagtttgtggaatatgtgttatttagaaATGTACCTAAGTTAACTAAGATTAAACTGTGACACCACACCCGGATAAGGATGCCCCATACACAATTGATACCAACTTACCAGTAAACACTTACGTTATTGATACAAACGGTAATGTACAAAAGTTGGAAACTTAAAGGTACAAAGTTTGGTCAAATTACTATTAGCTGATCACGCAAAATTTCCACCAGATAAGAAAGTTTGAGATACTTTATTTCACTAGTCACGCCTATCCAAGATAAACAACCCGCCCAAGACTAACCATCATTTCCTGTGACACATGCTTAAAAGACGTTAGATATTACACTGGTGAGTTTATGAATATACACAATTTACAATTCACATTATTTAATCATGACTTGTACCCGCCCATGTTATCATAACCCAACGTTACCACGTAACTTCCATAACCATACAGTTAATGCCCACTACACCACAGGTGTAGTACCGACAAATCCCGCCGTAGCGGCACGTATAAGGGACCACAAATATCATGTGTATGTCATGCTCAGGTTATATACATGCGTACAACAGTCATGCCATATTATTACAGTTTAGGACAAGCATGTTCACATTTGAAAAGCATTCATAAAACTCACCTCTTGCTAGTATCTAACCGTTGATACAATTGCTAGTATGATCAGGTACtatctcaaggtcctgacacaatttacataatcctaagttaggtaatggtacacctaattagtcattatcatggttggatattggttaaccctaccttgtttaagcatggttgatcagtccatgcctaactaaggctaggctacccaatacccgcccctgacaataaccctagtacctaaaaataatactaacactactaccactaatatattattactaataataaaactaatattaactactaaaaataaataataaataactaaacataaacttaaacgagagtatacctcaagactatctacggcacgttgatgtagagtttccctactcctgctcctactcgtgctccaaaaacgactactaacaacacccaacggggtatcgtatacgcgggattctcaatactagagcgttcccgttaaaattttggtgtatctaaaatcctacaatttaactcctatatatatgtgAAGCAAGCAGGCACCTAAATTCTGGGCGATGTGGGACattgacgtgcttgctagctagcttgacgtgctagctagctagcttagttatattaattcagctgcttcactcgtttttcttctataacttttaaaatatgacgttttataaaacgacgaatttGTCactagaacgagcatatttttatctacgttttaacctaagtttcattaaaaacggagtaaggtaaataaaataatatatttaattattaatattaaacagTCTCTTATAATAGCCAGTGCAGATGTCTCATATTTCAACTAAATATTTCAACTAACCATTTTACTCGTTACTTAGTCGTTcaacaatatataaattataaattttaaatataactttattGGTTCACAAAACAGGATGTTACAACTCTCCCCACCTTATAGAAATTTCGTCCGCGAAATTTAAGCAAAGAGATGTGGAtatttttgtttcatctcgtCTTCTTTTTCCATGTCTCTTCAGGTCCTCTCCTTGCATCCCATTTGACTCGTACTAGAGGAAACTCCCTGTTTCTTAATTTCTTTATGCGTCGATCTATGATCTGAATGGGGCGCTCTGTGAAGTTCAACTTGTCATTGATCTGGATCTCCTGCCAGGGTATCTTAAGTGACTCGTCCGCTAGACACTTTCTTAAATTTGACACGTGAATTCCTTGTAATTCTGTTGGCAATTTTAACCTATATGCTACAGGACCAACTCTTTCGATTATCTCAAATGGTCCAATATAGCGCGGACTTAGTGTTCCTTTCTTCCTGAAACGAATGAtacctttccaaggcgagaccttaagtaataccttgtcgccaacttgaaattctaagggtctTCTTCGTCtgtcggcataacttttctgtctatctctagcagtcttcattCTTTCTCGGATTTGTATGATTTTATTGGTAGTTTCTTCAATAATTTCGGGTCCAGCTAATGGATTTCTACCAATCTCAGTCTAACAAACTGGGGTACGACACTTCCttccatatagtgcttcaaacGGAGCCGCCTTGATGCatgcgtgataactgttattgtatgcaAACTCTATTAGAGGTAAATGCTCATCCCAGTTTCCTCCAAACtctatcacacatgccctaagcatgtcttctagtgtttgtatggttctttcactttggccatctgtctgtgggtgataagccgTACTTAAATTTACTTTTGTTCCCAATTCCTTTTGGAAGCTTTGCCAAAATCTGGACGTTAAACGGCTATTTCTATCTGATATAATGGAGATAGGTACTCCATGATGGGTGACAATTTCTTTGACATAAATTCTTGCTAATTTATCCATTTTATaatcttctcgtattggcaagaaATGAGTAGACTTAGTTAAacgatctactataacccaaatagtatcgtgaccATTCTTAGTTCGTGGAAGTTTAGTAATGAAATCCATGGTTATcatctcccatttccattcagggaTCTCGGGTTGGATTAAACATCCTGCAGGCTTCTGATGTTCTGTTTTGACTTGTGAACACGtcatgcatttttccacatatTCATTGATTGATTGCTTCATCCCTGGCCACCAATATTCATCTCGAATATTCTTGTACATCTTCGTACTGCCAGGATGCATTGTATACTTTGATCTATGTGCTTCTTCCATCACCATATCCCTGAGTCCTCCCACAATAGGTATCCAAATCCTATTGTGGAGTCTTAGTATTCCATCTTCTCCTTTAACAAGTAGTTCTTGTTTTCCCACCATCCTTTCTTTGTTAATCTGCTCAACTTTTAGGGCATGTGTCTGTGCATCCTTAATTTGTTCTAGTAAACCTATTTTCACTTCAATTCTAGATGCACGTATTCTTAAAGGTTTAACTTTGTCCTTCCGACTAagggcatctgctactacattagcttttcctggatggtaacgaatttcacaatcatagtcattcaacaacTCCATCCATCTCctctgtctcatgttcaacatcttttgctcaaatatatactttaggctttggtgatcagtgtagatcacacacttagttccatataagtaatgcctccatatcttgagGGCAAATACTACTGCTCCGAGTTCtagatcatgggtggtgtaatttcTTTCATGTATCTTTAACTGTCGAGATGCATAGGCGATAACTTTGCCTCTTTGCATCAACACACACCCTAGTCCATAAtgagaagcatcacaatatactacaaaatcttcggtaccctcggGTAATGCAAGTACTGGGGCACTGGATAACTTTGTTTTCAAAAgattaaaagcttcttcttgttggCTGCCCCAGACAAATGGGGTATTTTTCTGAGTCAGTGTCGTTAGAGGCAtctctatcttagagaaatcttgaatgaaccTTCTATAATACCCTGCTAGCCCTAGGAAATGTCGAATTTCTGTGGGATTTCTTGGTGCCTCCCAATTCTTAACTACTTCAATCTTTGTAGGGTCCACTTGTATGCCTTTTTCATTAACAACATGCCCTAAAAATTGGACTTCCCTAGTCCAGAATTCACACTTActgaatttggcataaagtttttcTTCTTTTAGTAACTTAAGAATGGCACGGAGATGACCCTCGTGTGTTTCTCTACTCTTAGAGTAGATTaggatatcatctatgaagacgaTTACAAATTGatccaagtatggtttgcagacttggttcataaggtccatgaaggcagctggtgcattagtgaggccgaaaggcatcactaggaactcgtagtgaccataccttgTCCTAAAGGCAGtcttgggtatatcttcttctctaacctttaattgatgatacccagatcttaggtctatcttcgagaagtagcttgcgccttgtaattgatcaaaaagatcatcgattcttgggagtgggtatcgattctttataGTGATCTTATTCAggtctctataatcaatacacatcctcattgagccatctttcttcttgacaaagagaatcggcgctccccatggtgacGTGCTAGGACGTATGAATCCTTTGTccagtaactcctggagttggtttttCAACTCTTTCATTTCAGTCGGGGCAAGGCGGTACGGGGCTTTGACAATAGGGGTTGCTCCTGGGATCAAGTCGATTCTAAACTCAATTTGTCTGTCAGGTGGTAATCCGGGAagatcttcagggaatactttAGGGAATTCAGCTACTACTGCTACCTCTTCTagtttcttttcttcctttgccTCTAGTGCATATACTAGGTAAGCTAAATGACCCTTTTGAATACACTTGGATACTTTTATCATAGAAATAAAACTTATGGGTTTACTAGGTCTTTCCCCATCAATTGTTACAGTTCCCCCTTTTGGGTCCTTAATTTGAATTTGCTTCTTATCACACAATATTTGAGCTTGGTGactagataaccaatccattcctattactacgTCGAACTCTCCAAGTTTCAGTGGTAGTAAGTCTATGGATATTGGGGTCTTACTAATCTGGATGGTACAATCCTTTACCACACTCACAATTTCTTCTTCCCtcccatctgctagttctactataaATAGCTTATCTAGCTTACAAGGAGTCTGATTAATCAAAACTCTAAAGTGCTCAGATATAAAACTTCTATCaacaccagtatcaaatagtatttTACCATAAAAGTTGTTAAGGAGAAATGTACCTGTTATGACATCAGGGTTCCTACGAGCCTTTTCAGTATTCAGAACAAAAGCTCTCCCTCTTGCTTTATTAGGTTCCTCATTCCTCTTAGGACAGCTATCACTATAATGGTCCGTctctccacatttaaaacacttACGTGGCTCTCTACAATCATGATAGTTGTGTCCAGGTTTCTTACAGTTTCTACAGACTAA
The sequence above is drawn from the Helianthus annuus cultivar XRQ/B chromosome 12, HanXRQr2.0-SUNRISE, whole genome shotgun sequence genome and encodes:
- the LOC110875362 gene encoding uncharacterized protein LOC110875362 — its product is MSAEPSVNNNRQPNPSVNPARHSEPVNLGDDMIDRIAVRVAQILANAQGRERQNTERSGQSEGSTAPTPTPTPREEPRPEKKVDDTKVSKAIETEISKECNYKTFISCNPPSFDGKKGAIEAHEWLSEVEAILDVNDCHERNKVRFDVHLFKSEALFWWRIQKQTRGDNLAHRLSWKEFSELFTNYFCPPSETDRIEKEFLHLELGNKTYREYVTKFNEMSRIVSYLVNPEENRIRRFLWGLPTEYRTFIKSTKPTTYHDAVEAGATIATEIQQKKTPETIPKRKWKNYQEQKKPNYRDFKRQRGPPPRCPTCGKGHSGPCNQLVCRNCKKPGHNYHDCREPRKCFKCGETDHYSDSCPKRNEEPNKARGRAFVLNTEKARRNPDVITGTFLLNNFYGKILFDTGVDRSFISEHFRVLINQTPCKLDKLFIVELADGREEEIVSVVKDCTIQISKTPISIDLLPLKLGEFDVVIGMDWLSSHQAQILCDKKQIQIKDPKGGTVTIDGERPSKPISFISMIKVSKCIQKGHLAYLVYALEAKEEKKLEEVAVVAEFPKVFPEDLPGLPPDRQIEFRIDLIPGATPIVKAPYRLAPTEMKELKNQLQELLDKGFIRPSTEEDIPKTAFRTRYGHYEFLVMPFGLTNAPAAFMDLMNQVCKPYLDQFVIVFIDDILIYSKSRETHEGHLRAILKLLKEEKLYAKFSKCEFWTREVQFLGHVVNEKGIQVDPTKIEVVKNWEAPRNPTEIRHFLGLAGYYRRFIQDFSKIEMPLTTLTQKNTPFVWGSQQEEAFNLLKTKLSSAPVLALPEGTEDFVVYCDASHYGLGCVLMQRGKVIAYASRQLKIHERNYTTHDLELGAVVFALKIWRHYLYGTKCVIYTDHQSLKYIFEQKMLNMRQRRWMELLNDYDCEIRYHPGKANELGTKVNLSTAYHPQTDGQSER